Proteins encoded together in one Microbacterium sp. ABRD28 window:
- a CDS encoding VOC family protein, which yields MHGTDFRFGTLLGVDHIGVGVSDMAASLAFYAQLGFIDVAFDYTGELPGMSPLTGHASTRARVVYLRSSQPTVLGRSGIKLVQILDRPQPPLPDGFAYGEPGICEVCIHVQSYEEFHDKLVAAGHRVLMEPNDQVLEPYDTHCGLSYVEDPDGAKLEFIEWRSLEAGWPYPDGPQGVNHVAFGVGSADRTEEFYRKLGFTAKLFDMAGINEPMNQWFLDVGRQPPSQRMMMLMSPHGGSLEPVEQTPAGPDMRGEWGHLGTFEFAIGARNLDLAVDHLGSIGVELVGEPAEIALDDRRSWRYAYFRDPDDLYVSVTEVRA from the coding sequence ATGCACGGGACAGATTTCCGATTCGGAACGCTGCTGGGGGTCGACCACATCGGGGTCGGAGTCTCCGACATGGCGGCGTCGCTGGCCTTCTACGCCCAGCTCGGCTTCATCGACGTGGCCTTCGACTACACCGGCGAACTCCCCGGGATGTCTCCTCTCACCGGGCACGCGAGCACACGCGCGCGCGTGGTCTATCTGCGCTCGAGCCAGCCGACCGTGCTGGGTCGGTCGGGGATCAAGCTGGTCCAGATCCTCGACCGCCCCCAGCCCCCGCTTCCGGATGGATTCGCGTATGGCGAGCCGGGCATCTGCGAGGTCTGCATCCACGTGCAGTCCTACGAGGAGTTCCACGACAAGCTCGTGGCCGCGGGGCACCGCGTCCTGATGGAGCCGAACGACCAGGTCCTCGAGCCCTACGACACCCACTGCGGCCTGTCGTACGTCGAAGACCCCGACGGGGCCAAACTCGAGTTCATCGAGTGGCGATCCCTCGAAGCGGGCTGGCCCTACCCCGACGGCCCCCAGGGGGTCAATCACGTCGCCTTCGGCGTCGGCAGCGCCGATCGGACCGAGGAGTTCTACCGCAAGCTCGGCTTCACCGCGAAGCTCTTCGACATGGCCGGCATCAACGAGCCGATGAATCAGTGGTTCCTCGACGTCGGCCGCCAGCCGCCCAGCCAGCGGATGATGATGCTGATGAGCCCGCACGGCGGCTCGCTCGAGCCCGTCGAGCAGACCCCCGCCGGTCCGGACATGCGGGGCGAGTGGGGGCACCTCGGCACCTTCGAATTCGCGATCGGTGCGCGCAACCTCGACCTCGCCGTCGACCATCTCGGATCGATCGGCGTCGAGCTCGTCGGCGAACCCGCGGAGATCGCCCTCGATGACCGTCGCTCGTGGCGCTACGCCTACTTCCGCGACCCCGACGACCTCTACGTGTCGGTCACGGAGGTGCGGGCGTGA
- a CDS encoding transporter substrate-binding domain-containing protein, with protein MNTRFSRKALRLPVITALAAAALVLSACGGGNAGADADSGGEAPADDIGLMTPGTLVVGMNLQYKPQMFLEGDTPSGYDVDLLNALADELGVELDIQNLDFNGLIPGLQSRQFDMVSVGLGATDERKEVIDFSRGYVPYATILGVQPGEELGSTLEDYNQEGVVITALQGSTGEQLVRDTFPNATVAGFPDQNAALLEVATGRADAVVVEDYILAEFDRSNPDQLTALDLDEPLSLYYGAWGVQKDNGALVDQLDAFLCQAQEDGTLEELYTKWMAPTMPEMPGGC; from the coding sequence GTGAACACACGATTCAGCCGGAAGGCGCTGCGCCTTCCCGTCATCACCGCTCTGGCGGCGGCAGCACTGGTGCTCTCCGCCTGCGGCGGAGGCAACGCGGGCGCCGACGCGGATTCCGGCGGTGAGGCTCCGGCGGACGACATCGGCCTCATGACCCCGGGAACCCTGGTGGTCGGAATGAACCTCCAGTACAAGCCGCAGATGTTCCTCGAGGGCGATACCCCCTCGGGCTACGACGTCGATCTCCTCAACGCGCTCGCCGACGAGCTCGGTGTGGAACTGGACATCCAGAACCTCGACTTCAACGGTCTGATCCCGGGTCTGCAGTCCCGGCAGTTCGACATGGTGTCGGTGGGCCTGGGCGCCACCGACGAGCGCAAAGAGGTCATCGACTTCAGCCGCGGCTATGTCCCCTACGCCACCATCCTGGGCGTTCAGCCCGGCGAGGAGCTCGGGTCGACGCTCGAGGACTACAACCAGGAAGGTGTCGTCATCACCGCGCTCCAGGGCTCGACCGGCGAGCAGCTCGTGCGCGACACCTTCCCCAATGCGACCGTTGCCGGCTTCCCCGACCAGAACGCGGCGCTTCTCGAAGTCGCCACCGGCCGCGCGGACGCGGTGGTCGTGGAGGACTACATCCTCGCCGAGTTCGATCGGTCCAACCCCGACCAGCTCACCGCGCTCGACCTGGACGAGCCCCTCAGCCTCTACTACGGCGCGTGGGGCGTGCAGAAGGACAACGGCGCTCTGGTCGACCAGCTCGATGCATTCCTGTGCCAGGCTCAGGAGGACGGCACCCTCGAGGAGCTGTACACGAAGTGGATGGCCCCGACCATGCCCGAGATGCCCGGAGGCTGCTGA
- a CDS encoding SDR family oxidoreductase, with the protein MAQDDLSSGASPAAAMAPTLLSGRRFLVTGGARGLGAAVVEALSAAGATGAVVDLLPPEPGVASTWPSAQADLTDERGAREAIRALAEESGPFDGLVAAAGIVPSWHAPDQVDLEDFDRVMAVNVTGVVTTIAAVSPAMPPGSTIVAIGSLNSWRGDPHLLSYVASKHAVLGVVRSAAMALGPRGIRVNAIAPGPVATAALLSRVDGRTATTGLSRTEALAKAAELTALGRLAEEQDVADAAVFLSSPLSRAITGHLLPVDGGML; encoded by the coding sequence GTGGCACAGGACGATCTCTCCTCCGGCGCATCGCCCGCAGCGGCGATGGCGCCGACCTTGCTTTCCGGCCGCCGATTCCTCGTGACGGGCGGAGCGCGTGGCCTGGGCGCCGCCGTGGTCGAGGCGTTGTCGGCGGCAGGCGCCACCGGTGCGGTGGTCGATCTGCTCCCCCCTGAACCCGGCGTCGCCTCCACATGGCCCTCGGCGCAGGCCGACCTGACCGACGAGCGCGGGGCGCGCGAGGCGATCCGGGCCCTCGCCGAGGAAAGCGGACCCTTCGACGGTCTCGTCGCCGCCGCGGGGATCGTTCCGTCCTGGCACGCTCCCGACCAGGTGGATCTGGAGGACTTCGACCGCGTGATGGCCGTCAACGTCACAGGCGTCGTCACCACGATCGCCGCGGTCTCGCCCGCCATGCCGCCGGGATCGACGATCGTCGCGATCGGATCCCTCAACTCCTGGCGCGGTGATCCCCACCTGCTGTCCTATGTCGCCAGCAAGCACGCGGTGCTGGGCGTCGTGCGGTCGGCGGCGATGGCGCTCGGCCCGCGCGGCATCCGCGTGAATGCGATCGCGCCCGGTCCCGTCGCCACCGCTGCCCTCCTCTCCCGCGTCGACGGCCGTACCGCAACCACGGGCCTCTCCCGCACCGAGGCGTTGGCCAAGGCGGCGGAACTCACCGCGCTCGGCCGGCTGGCAGAGGAGCAGGATGTCGCGGATGCGGCCGTGTTCCTCTCTTCCCCGCTCTCGCGGGCCATCACGGGGCACCTCCTCCCCGTCGACGGCGGGATGCTCTGA
- a CDS encoding amino acid ABC transporter permease — protein MSITDYDWSLIWENREALLAGLWTAFAVAIVGLAISLVFGLLLAVLRSAPKPFSWIALAYINIFRGVPALVSVIWVYFGLALLLGVRFSVFEAGVIALSLLYSAFFAEIFRSALQAVPSGHTEAGWALGMRSIQIFFSVTLPQAVKIALPNIGSMFIGMVKDTSTFTVIGLLEVVRVTQNLVATSFQPFVLYTAAAVIYVLAAFAIDLVFRLIESTYVRPPLGVLGRALRARQRRRIEALAARVKAVTPGTGVIATPK, from the coding sequence ATGTCGATCACCGACTACGACTGGAGCCTCATCTGGGAGAACCGCGAGGCGCTCCTTGCCGGCCTGTGGACCGCATTCGCCGTGGCGATCGTGGGCCTGGCCATCTCGCTCGTCTTCGGTCTCCTGCTCGCGGTGCTCCGCTCCGCGCCGAAGCCGTTCTCCTGGATCGCCCTGGCCTACATCAACATCTTCCGCGGCGTACCGGCGCTCGTGAGCGTGATCTGGGTGTACTTCGGACTGGCCCTGCTGCTCGGAGTGCGATTCTCGGTCTTCGAGGCCGGAGTGATCGCCCTCTCGCTGCTCTACAGCGCCTTCTTCGCCGAGATCTTCCGTTCCGCTCTCCAGGCGGTGCCGAGCGGCCACACCGAGGCCGGTTGGGCGCTGGGAATGCGGTCGATCCAGATCTTCTTCTCCGTCACGCTCCCGCAGGCGGTGAAGATCGCCCTGCCGAACATCGGCAGCATGTTCATCGGCATGGTCAAGGACACCTCGACCTTCACCGTCATCGGGTTGCTCGAGGTCGTGCGGGTGACCCAGAACCTCGTCGCGACGAGTTTCCAGCCGTTCGTGCTGTACACCGCCGCTGCCGTGATCTACGTCCTCGCCGCTTTCGCCATCGATCTGGTGTTCCGCCTCATCGAGAGCACGTACGTCCGCCCGCCCCTCGGGGTCCTCGGCCGTGCCCTGCGAGCCCGCCAGCGGCGACGTATCGAGGCGCTGGCGGCACGGGTGAAGGCCGTCACGCCCGGCACCGGGGTCATCGCCACCCCCAAATGA
- a CDS encoding FAD-dependent oxidoreductase: MTVDEHVHDVLIIGGGPAGMAAAATAATRGLDAVLIDERPTLGGQVYKQPGPGMQVVNAREMGKQYRQGRSLIDEVEASGATVRLRSSVVDLEPSETGWTAMVHPEDGAVVPLRARAVILATGAHDRPVVFPGWDLPGVITAGGLQTLAKTQSFVPGDRVVFAGSGPVALAFPAQLAGYGANIVTALEAGPAPSVTDLARIAAAAPGNVGLLGDAARYQATLLRRGIPLKYRRIVVRAEGEGRVERVVHARVDERWRVLPGTEESIEADILCIGYGFTPSAELLRLVGCRFDIDEDLGGPVVHRDDLGRTDVAGIYVAGDGAGVEGSAVAADEGRLAALAVTQDIGTSVDSPAIEGLRRRISRRRALTRATTRMYHVGEGIFDLAEDDTVVCRCEGVREGEIRAAVAEAPDVSAVKALTRAGMGPCQGRMCGRHIAALIAGEKGVAPATVMPATPRMPARPVPIGAIADADVADPGLFQAGEDDPVEPERTDLAPGDLASRPRDPLTDTDVLVIGGGIAGAAVAYYLAREGVEVELLDRGQLNREASGTNAGSFHFQLAIHQLSGKGTEADRSRLLSDARASVEAYALWTSLSQELGADVGLHQTGGWMVAETPEQLALLHEKHLLEEEAGIHTEVLEGAALRARAPYFSDRVLGATYCDLEGHANPLIVAPLYARRAREHGARFRVDTEVFAIEVDESDSSFRFRVTTSAGVIRARHIVNCAGGWAGEIGAMVGLDFPIRREGLHVNVTEARRPLLPSMIQHIGRRLTLKQTHHGSFIIGGGWPSPATGYPRRYPTTWRSAAGNLRVALDVVPQLEDVRVVRTWSGVIAFTDDYSPIVGESERVPGYHACVASTGFTFSPIYARQVAESIVDPARTASRFPTRFSLDRTIASAPTR, encoded by the coding sequence ATGACCGTCGATGAGCACGTGCACGACGTCCTGATCATCGGGGGCGGTCCGGCCGGCATGGCCGCCGCCGCGACCGCGGCGACGCGCGGACTGGATGCGGTGCTCATCGACGAGCGTCCGACCCTCGGTGGGCAGGTGTACAAGCAGCCGGGTCCCGGGATGCAGGTGGTGAACGCCCGCGAGATGGGGAAGCAGTACCGCCAGGGTCGGAGTCTCATCGACGAGGTCGAGGCCTCGGGGGCGACGGTGCGGCTTCGCTCCAGCGTGGTGGATCTCGAGCCGTCCGAGACGGGGTGGACGGCCATGGTCCACCCCGAAGACGGCGCCGTCGTTCCGCTCCGTGCGCGAGCGGTCATCCTCGCGACGGGAGCGCACGACCGTCCGGTCGTCTTCCCCGGCTGGGATCTCCCCGGTGTCATCACCGCCGGCGGTCTGCAGACCCTGGCCAAGACGCAGTCCTTCGTCCCGGGAGACCGGGTGGTGTTCGCAGGCTCCGGTCCGGTCGCCCTCGCCTTCCCCGCGCAGCTGGCCGGATACGGCGCCAACATCGTCACCGCGCTCGAGGCCGGGCCCGCACCATCCGTCACCGACCTCGCCCGGATCGCCGCCGCCGCCCCGGGCAACGTCGGCCTGCTCGGCGACGCCGCGCGGTACCAGGCGACCCTGCTGCGTCGCGGGATCCCACTGAAGTATCGGCGCATCGTCGTGCGCGCCGAGGGTGAAGGGCGCGTCGAACGCGTCGTCCACGCGCGCGTGGACGAGCGGTGGCGCGTGCTTCCCGGTACCGAGGAGAGCATCGAGGCCGACATCCTCTGCATCGGCTACGGGTTCACCCCCAGTGCCGAGCTCTTGCGGCTCGTCGGCTGCCGTTTCGACATCGACGAGGATCTCGGCGGCCCCGTCGTGCACCGCGACGACCTCGGCCGCACCGATGTCGCCGGCATCTATGTCGCCGGTGACGGCGCGGGCGTCGAAGGATCCGCCGTGGCCGCCGACGAGGGGCGCCTCGCGGCGCTCGCCGTGACGCAGGACATCGGCACATCCGTCGACAGCCCGGCGATCGAGGGCCTGCGTCGCCGGATCAGCCGGCGCCGGGCGCTCACCCGCGCGACCACCCGGATGTACCACGTGGGCGAGGGGATCTTCGACCTCGCCGAGGACGACACCGTCGTCTGCCGTTGCGAGGGCGTCCGCGAAGGCGAGATCCGTGCCGCGGTCGCCGAAGCACCCGACGTCAGCGCCGTCAAGGCGCTCACCCGTGCGGGCATGGGTCCGTGCCAGGGCCGGATGTGCGGCCGGCACATCGCCGCCCTGATCGCGGGGGAGAAGGGCGTGGCCCCGGCGACGGTGATGCCGGCCACCCCGCGAATGCCTGCGCGGCCCGTGCCGATCGGCGCGATCGCCGATGCCGACGTGGCCGATCCGGGCCTGTTCCAGGCGGGGGAAGACGATCCCGTCGAACCCGAGCGCACCGACCTCGCCCCGGGCGACCTCGCGAGCCGGCCACGCGACCCGCTGACCGACACTGACGTCCTCGTCATCGGCGGCGGCATCGCCGGTGCGGCCGTCGCCTACTACCTCGCCCGCGAAGGTGTCGAGGTGGAACTGCTCGATCGCGGCCAGCTCAACCGCGAAGCATCCGGGACCAACGCCGGCAGCTTCCACTTCCAACTCGCCATTCATCAGCTCTCTGGGAAGGGCACCGAGGCCGATCGGTCGCGGCTTCTCAGCGACGCGCGGGCGAGCGTCGAGGCCTATGCGCTGTGGACGTCTCTCTCCCAGGAGCTCGGCGCCGATGTCGGGCTCCATCAGACCGGCGGCTGGATGGTCGCCGAGACGCCGGAGCAGCTCGCCCTCCTTCACGAGAAGCACCTTCTCGAGGAGGAAGCGGGCATCCACACCGAGGTGCTCGAAGGTGCGGCGCTGCGCGCCCGTGCCCCGTACTTCTCCGATCGCGTGCTCGGGGCGACCTACTGCGACCTCGAGGGTCATGCCAATCCGCTCATCGTCGCGCCGCTGTACGCCCGGAGGGCGCGAGAGCACGGCGCGCGGTTCCGCGTGGACACCGAGGTGTTCGCCATCGAGGTCGACGAGTCCGACTCCTCGTTCCGCTTCCGAGTGACGACGAGCGCCGGTGTCATCCGTGCGCGCCACATCGTCAACTGCGCAGGCGGCTGGGCGGGCGAGATCGGCGCGATGGTGGGACTGGACTTCCCCATCAGGCGCGAGGGTCTGCACGTCAACGTCACCGAGGCGCGCAGGCCTCTCCTGCCCTCCATGATCCAGCACATCGGCCGCCGGCTCACCCTCAAGCAGACCCATCACGGGTCGTTCATCATCGGCGGCGGGTGGCCGAGCCCGGCGACGGGCTACCCGCGCCGCTATCCGACCACCTGGCGCAGCGCCGCAGGCAATCTGCGAGTGGCCCTCGACGTCGTCCCGCAGCTCGAGGACGTCCGTGTCGTGCGCACGTGGTCGGGGGTCATCGCCTTCACCGACGACTACTCGCCGATCGTCGGAGAGTCCGAGCGGGTGCCCGGCTATCACGCCTGTGTCGCCTCGACCGGCTTCACCTTCTCCCCGATCTACGCCCGCCAGGTCGCCGAGTCCATCGTCGATCCCGCGCGCACCGCCTCCCGATTCCCGACCCGGTTCTCGCTGGACCGCACCATCGCCTCGGCACCGACGCGATGA
- a CDS encoding amino acid ABC transporter ATP-binding protein — MSTRTATVDEVTSHAVPIIQLQKINKSFGKTQVLFDIDLTIERGQHVVLFGPSGSGKSTVLRSINLLADPDSGSLKVDGVEFGPGLAGDRAPRGGRLALRRRVGMVFQQFNLFPHLCALDNVALPLRKVRGMSRSAAREKAAVTLRRVGLIDRAANYPAELSGGQQQRVAIARALALDPEVMLFDEPTSALDPELVGEVLKTMREVAETGMTMVVVTHELGFAREIGDLNVFMEDGRIVETGPRGFYDNCRSERAREFLRAVM; from the coding sequence GTGAGCACGCGCACAGCCACGGTGGACGAGGTCACGTCGCACGCTGTCCCGATCATCCAACTCCAGAAGATCAACAAATCCTTCGGCAAGACGCAGGTGCTGTTCGACATCGACCTCACGATCGAGCGGGGTCAGCACGTCGTGCTGTTCGGCCCGTCCGGGTCGGGCAAGTCGACGGTCCTGCGCAGCATCAACCTGCTCGCCGACCCCGATTCGGGTTCTCTCAAGGTCGACGGGGTCGAGTTCGGCCCTGGGCTCGCCGGTGACCGGGCACCGCGCGGCGGCCGCTTGGCGCTGCGCCGCCGGGTGGGAATGGTCTTCCAGCAGTTCAATCTGTTCCCTCACCTGTGCGCCCTCGACAACGTGGCCCTGCCACTGCGGAAGGTGCGGGGGATGAGTCGGTCGGCGGCGCGCGAGAAGGCGGCCGTGACGCTGCGCCGAGTGGGCCTGATCGACCGCGCGGCGAACTACCCGGCTGAGCTCAGCGGCGGACAGCAGCAGCGCGTCGCCATCGCTCGCGCGCTCGCCCTGGACCCGGAGGTCATGCTGTTCGACGAACCCACGTCGGCCCTCGACCCGGAACTGGTGGGTGAGGTGCTGAAGACGATGAGAGAAGTCGCCGAGACCGGGATGACGATGGTCGTCGTCACCCACGAGCTCGGATTCGCCCGCGAGATCGGGGATCTCAACGTCTTCATGGAGGATGGGCGGATCGTGGAGACCGGACCGCGCGGGTTCTACGACAACTGCCGCAGCGAGCGCGCCCGCGAGTTCCTTCGGGCGGTGATGTGA